A stretch of the Nicotiana tabacum cultivar K326 chromosome 6, ASM71507v2, whole genome shotgun sequence genome encodes the following:
- the LOC107808671 gene encoding cation/H(+) antiporter 15-like — translation MGNAAVLNNTSTSSTAQNILCYDPEDVSSNGYKVRNPLKFPAPLMVFQLSVISLTSLLIDAGLKPLGQPSLVAQVLGGIIFGPSLLGHLESVRETMFPTRGVMALETAATFGVLFNLFAIGVECDSKRMFRPGKKAIIIGVTVMFTSLGSTMALAMLIKHFVVMDPLLAKALPIVAASQCVIGFPNVCSLLKEMQLLNTDQGRLATSSAMFCDIIGLTLASVGFIKLQLEKEHTMAQKLGSIVSPLILVIFTVFSIRPAIKKTLRLRPEEKPVGENYFVCVLILVLLYVLTAETVGQHYLFGSLVLGMAIPEGPPLGAALIRKLHYPVGKVLYPVFLTTSGLKTDIFTIHFKSLWVIALLVLFGVLVKIVIMMIITRYTGLTIQDSVILGLILNARGICDVVFFNLWRVSQALSDEHFAVAIMLSVVLVMVIITPLIRFLFRALEQQAPMMRRTIQHSKPDSELRILVCVHDLQSVPTMVNLLEASNATEQSPIGVIALVLIELVGRAAPLLITYNHSQGAIPQDASISLQIINALRQYELAFESCVTLQPFTDITHYELMPEDICRLALDQNATIMILPFHKHWEIDGSIGTVSRAIQTINTKVLRKAPCSVGILVDRGILKGSMATLSNQGNIYHVAVVYIGGPDDAESLAYGARMARHKNVSITIIRFLMFGYDNARERKLDNSLIEAVRYENSTNENFVYEEHVTRDGVGLSASLRGLEDRFDLIVVGRHHEDSPLLVGLGAWSECPELGVVGDFLASTDIGFTASILVVQQQRIRGKWTSRTMKPVVNNQDGQYPDMNNAINNGISTPRVSISSDHPRWEITIDRTN, via the exons ATGGGGAATGCGGCAGTTTTAAACAACACCTCAACATCATCTACTGCGCAGAATATATTGTGCTATGATCCAGAAGATGTTTCCTCCAATGGTTACAAAGTTCGCAACCCTTTAAAGTTTCCTGCACCTCTTATGGTATTTCAGCTTTCTGTAATTTCATTAACCTCTCTCCTCATTGATGCTGGCCTCAAGCCTTTAGGTCAACCTTCCCTTGTCGCCCAAGTTCTA GGTGGTATAATATTTGGACCATCACTATTGGGGCATCTGGAATCAGTGAGAGAAACCATGTTCCCGACTAGAGGTGTTATGGCATTAGAAACTGCAGCAACATTTGGTGTTCTGTTCAATCTTTTCGCCATAGGAGTTGAGTGTGACTCGAAAAGGATGTTCAGGCCAGGGAAAAAGGCCATTATCATTGGTGTCACTGTAATGTTCACCTCACTAGGATCCACTATGGCGCTAGCGATGCTTATAAAACATTTCGTCGTTATGGATCCTCTTCTTGCAAAAGCTCTGCCTATTGTAGCAGCTTCACAATGTGTTATTGGCTTTCCCAACGTATGTTCCCTTCTTAAAGAGATGCAACTTCTCAATACTGACCAAGGCCGCCTAGCCACTTCTTCAGCTATGTTTTGTGATATAATTGGCTTAACCTTGGCTTCAGTAGGTTTTATAAAGTTGCAGTTGGAGAAAGAACATACTATGGCGCAGAAACTAGGTTCGATTGTCTCGCCTTTGATCTTAGTCATATTCACAGTTTTTTCCATTAGGCCTGCTATTAAGAAGACATTAAGACTTAGACCAGAAGAAAAACCTGTTGGGGAAAACTACTTTGTTTGTGTCTTAATACTTGTATTGTTGTACGTATTAACTGCTGAGACGGTTGGGCAACACTACCTATTTGGATCACTTGTGTTAGGCATGGCCATTCCTGAAGGCCCGCCTTTGGGCGCAGCTTTGATCAGGAAACTTCATTATCCAGTTGGCAAGGTTTTGTACCCGGTTTTTCTCACCACCAGTGGCCTCAAAACAGACATTTTCACCATTCATTTTAAGTCCCTATGGGTTATTGCCCTTCTAGTTCTCTTTGGCGTCCTCGTCAAGATTGTAATAATGATGATCATAACTCGTTACACGGGATTAACCATTCAAGACTCTGTCATTCTTGGTCTGATACTGAATGCTAGAGGCATAtgtgatgttgttttctttaacTTATGGAGAGTTTCACAG GCCCTATCAGATGAACACTTTGCAGTGGCTATCATGCTCTCTGTTGTTTTAGTTATGGTGATCATTACACCGCTAATAAGATTTCTCTTTCGTGCACTTGAACAACAAGCTCCAATGATGAGAAGGACGATTCAGCATTCAAAGCCGGACTCAGAGCTAAGGATATTGGTCTGCGTTCATGATCTACAAAGTGTGCCAACTATGGTCAACTTACTTGAAGCATCCAATGCAACAGAACAAAGCCCCATTGGCGTCATAGCTCTCGTTCTCATTGAGCTCGTGGGTAGAGCCGCTCCTCTTCTTATCACGTATAATCATTCCCAGGGAGCCATCCCTCAGGATGCTTCAATATCATTGCAAATCATCAATGCACTTAGACAATATGAGCTTGCCTTTGAAAGTTGTGTCACGCTTCAACCATTCACCGACATCACACATTATGAACTAATGCCTGAGGACATTTGTCGTTTGGCCCTGGACCAGAATGCTACCATTATGATCCTACCATTCCACAAACATTGGGAAATTGATGGCTCCATTGGAACAGTAAGTCGTGCCATCCAAACTATCAACACGAAAGTCCTCAGAAAAGCGCCTTGTTCTGTAGGCATACTAGTCGATCGTGGAATCCTAAAGGGATCCATGGCAACACTAAGCAATCAGGGCAACATTTACCATGTTGCTGTGGTCTACATTGGAGGTCCTGATGATGCAGAATCACTAGCCTATGGTGCCCGAATGGCTAGACACAAAAACGTATCGATAACAATCATCCGTTTCCTTATGTTTGGGTATGACAATGCCAGAGAAAGAAAGCTAGACAACAGCTTGATCGAAGCAGTCCGATACGAAAACTCAACGAATGAGAACTTCGTATACGAAGAACACGTTACGAGAGATGGGGTTGGGCTATCTGCTTCACTTAGGGGATTAGAAGATAGATTTGATTTAATAGTTGTAGGGAGGCACCATGAAGATTCTCCTTTGCTAGTAGGACTTGGGGCATGGAGTGAATGTCCAGAACTTGGTGTGGTGGGAGATTTCTTGGCTTCAACAGATATTGGATTCACAGCATCAATTCTAGTGGTGCAGCAGCAAAGAATTAGAGGGAAGTGGACGAGCAGGACAATGAAACCAGTAGTTAACAATCAAGATGGACAATATCCAGACATGAACAATGCAATTAATAATGGGATATCAACACCAAGAGTTTCAATCTCTAGTGATCATCCAAGATGGGAAATCACTATAGATAGAACTAATTAG